The following proteins are encoded in a genomic region of Sulfurimonas sp. HSL3-7:
- a CDS encoding sugar phosphate nucleotidyltransferase, translating to MKAVVMAGGFGTRIQPLTNSRPKPMLPIMNRPMMEHTMMSLKDLGITEFIVLLYFKPEIIMEHFGDGSDFGIKITYVVPDDDYGTAGAVKLAQEHIGNDNFIIISGDLVTNFDFQKIFDYHKAKQSKLTITLTSVDNPLEFGVVIANEEGKIEKFLEKPSWGEVFSDTINTGIYVIEPEILDYIPSHENFDFAKDLFPRLMREGVDLIAGYAEGYWRDVGNPESYRDVYEDILSGKVKVKIGGQKRAFPDATLYSEEEYDLDKSVELIGTVVLGKNVSIAQGVKLNNVVIGDNITIGPESKVRNSVIWNNVNIDRNTLLDGCVICNDNEIGKNVTAKAGLILAEGCEIGQLVTVEKDITIWPDKMIEEAAIISHNMVLGSRYKNSIFEHGMVIGQSNVELSCEMATKLAEALATQLSVGSTVLVSRDYHKSSRMLKRAFIGGLVSAGLDVIDYRAIPSAILRCNLITKDDYAAGIHFRQKIDDPTSTVITFYNCEALRINNDVAKKVEKAFFKETFRRVDFSRIGQIKESDHVHEYRAYKKCMADLLQSQLFKDNECRIAVDMMHGIAAEVFPDILNDLGVHNIMFNTHPDGHRLANINTMSKQSNEDMREVIKALKLDVGFLLYPYGQRLDIMCDQGALLGKETALNVVLSLLNMEAKATKTTKRVFLPTWAADIVDFDHLEIARGQYVNFNAEQLKKYDLVATGEGNFAFTEFTTHRDSMYATLKILEMMLKHNVRLSELIDSLPSFYYRMFQAKCSQAFKGKMMRMFLEDARGKDSSTLDGVKIWLDKNDWILMIPDQYSDHLNLYIQAENEEKGEAILAEYTAKIEKWSKA from the coding sequence ATGAAAGCTGTTGTCATGGCAGGCGGATTCGGAACCAGGATCCAACCACTTACTAACTCCCGGCCAAAACCGATGCTACCGATCATGAACAGACCGATGATGGAACATACGATGATGAGTCTCAAGGACCTCGGGATCACAGAGTTTATAGTCCTGCTTTATTTCAAGCCCGAGATCATCATGGAACACTTCGGAGACGGCAGCGATTTCGGCATCAAGATCACCTATGTCGTTCCCGATGACGACTACGGCACGGCCGGTGCCGTCAAATTGGCACAGGAACATATCGGCAACGACAACTTCATCATTATCAGCGGTGACCTGGTGACCAATTTTGATTTCCAGAAGATCTTCGACTATCACAAAGCGAAGCAGTCCAAACTGACCATCACCCTGACATCAGTCGACAATCCTCTGGAATTTGGCGTCGTGATCGCCAATGAAGAGGGTAAGATCGAGAAGTTCCTTGAAAAGCCGAGCTGGGGCGAGGTCTTCAGCGATACGATCAATACGGGTATATACGTGATCGAACCGGAGATCCTTGATTATATCCCAAGCCATGAAAACTTTGACTTTGCCAAAGACCTTTTTCCCCGCCTTATGCGTGAAGGTGTTGATCTTATAGCCGGGTATGCCGAAGGCTATTGGCGTGACGTTGGAAATCCCGAGAGCTACCGGGATGTGTATGAGGATATTCTCTCCGGAAAGGTCAAAGTCAAAATAGGCGGGCAAAAGCGTGCTTTTCCTGATGCCACCCTTTACAGCGAAGAAGAGTATGATCTCGACAAAAGTGTCGAACTCATCGGTACGGTCGTATTGGGAAAAAATGTCTCGATTGCACAAGGTGTCAAACTTAACAATGTGGTCATCGGTGACAATATCACCATCGGTCCGGAGAGCAAAGTCCGCAATAGCGTTATCTGGAACAATGTCAACATTGACCGCAATACGCTGCTTGACGGCTGTGTGATCTGCAATGACAACGAGATCGGCAAGAATGTCACGGCAAAGGCGGGATTGATCCTGGCAGAAGGGTGTGAGATCGGACAGTTGGTCACTGTGGAAAAAGATATCACGATCTGGCCGGACAAGATGATCGAAGAGGCTGCCATTATCAGTCACAATATGGTTTTAGGCAGCAGGTATAAAAATTCTATTTTTGAACACGGGATGGTTATCGGGCAGTCAAATGTCGAACTCTCGTGCGAGATGGCCACCAAACTGGCGGAGGCGCTTGCCACTCAGCTGTCGGTGGGTTCGACTGTTCTTGTCTCAAGGGATTATCATAAAAGCTCACGTATGCTCAAACGTGCCTTTATCGGCGGGCTGGTCTCGGCGGGTCTTGATGTCATCGACTACAGGGCTATTCCTTCGGCAATATTGCGCTGTAATCTTATAACGAAGGATGACTATGCGGCCGGTATCCATTTCCGCCAGAAGATCGATGATCCGACCAGTACCGTCATCACTTTTTACAACTGTGAAGCGCTGCGTATCAACAATGACGTTGCCAAAAAAGTGGAGAAGGCTTTTTTCAAAGAGACCTTCCGCCGTGTGGATTTTTCAAGGATCGGTCAGATCAAAGAGTCCGATCATGTGCATGAATACCGGGCTTATAAGAAATGTATGGCGGACTTGCTTCAGTCCCAATTGTTCAAAGATAATGAATGCAGGATCGCGGTCGATATGATGCACGGAATAGCGGCAGAAGTCTTCCCGGATATCTTAAATGATCTGGGTGTGCACAACATCATGTTTAATACGCATCCGGACGGGCATCGTCTGGCAAATATCAACACCATGAGCAAACAATCGAATGAGGATATGCGTGAAGTCATCAAAGCGCTTAAACTTGATGTCGGTTTTCTGCTTTACCCGTATGGACAGCGTCTCGATATCATGTGTGATCAGGGTGCATTGCTTGGAAAAGAGACCGCTTTGAATGTGGTCCTCTCTCTTCTGAATATGGAAGCAAAAGCGACAAAGACAACAAAACGTGTCTTCCTGCCGACATGGGCAGCAGATATTGTTGACTTTGACCACCTTGAAATCGCACGCGGACAGTACGTGAACTTCAATGCCGAACAGCTGAAAAAATATGATCTTGTGGCGACAGGCGAAGGGAACTTTGCCTTTACCGAATTTACGACGCACCGCGACTCGATGTACGCGACCTTGAAGATTCTTGAAATGATGTTAAAACACAATGTCAGACTTTCCGAGCTGATCGATTCACTTCCGAGCTTTTACTACCGTATGTTTCAGGCAAAATGTTCGCAGGCCTTTAAGGGCAAGATGATGCGTATGTTTCTTGAAGATGCCAGGGGCAAAGACTCCTCGACGCTTGACGGTGTCAAGATATGGCTGGATAAAAACGACTGGATACTGATGATCCCTGATCAGTACAGCGACCATCTCAACCTCTACATACAGGCCGAAAATGAGGAAAAAGGGGAGGCGATCCTTGCCGAATATACGGCCAAGATCGAGAAGTGGTCCAAGGCATAA
- a CDS encoding MFS transporter, protein MHKISKPTKQTLLFISMTTMMSNVAIVTTLPHLKEYFTATQYIDLLSRLMITLPSLSIALLAPFLGHIIHAAGRKNAAVSALLLFALAGSAGLYLETMNLLLFSRALLGVAIAVLMIVSTSLVGDYFKGEARHRFMGLQSAFVAVGGVIFVVGGGVLSDLNWRFPFGIYLIGFVFVPFVVKFLVEYGKDSDESLEENLNPNLLGIYVLAFLLMLIFYILPTQMPFLIINHFGASGTVTGAVISLAFVFNALGALAFAKLKRKFSFEAIYLIGMGIISIGFVLIGVVDHVRYFFFTSPLMGFGGGILMTNIAAWMLHKAHHTKRVKASGYLTSSLFLGQFFSPIIFYPLVNYFGVQHFFIAVGVMIALVSSFAGILTIKAYAMK, encoded by the coding sequence TTGCACAAAATAAGCAAACCAACCAAGCAGACACTGCTTTTTATATCGATGACGACAATGATGTCCAATGTGGCGATCGTTACAACCCTGCCCCACCTCAAAGAATACTTTACTGCAACACAGTATATTGATCTTTTGTCACGACTGATGATCACCCTTCCCTCCCTCTCAATCGCATTGCTGGCACCTTTTTTAGGGCATATTATCCATGCGGCCGGACGAAAAAACGCGGCGGTTTCTGCCCTTTTGCTGTTTGCGCTTGCGGGGAGTGCGGGACTCTATCTGGAGACGATGAACCTCCTTCTCTTTTCCAGGGCACTTCTCGGGGTAGCCATTGCCGTGTTGATGATCGTCTCGACGTCACTCGTAGGGGATTATTTCAAAGGCGAAGCACGCCACAGATTCATGGGGCTTCAAAGTGCCTTTGTCGCTGTCGGCGGCGTTATATTTGTCGTCGGCGGCGGGGTTCTCTCCGATCTCAACTGGCGTTTTCCCTTCGGTATCTACCTGATCGGTTTTGTGTTCGTCCCTTTCGTCGTAAAGTTTCTGGTTGAATACGGCAAAGACAGCGATGAGTCGCTTGAAGAAAATCTCAATCCCAACCTGCTCGGCATCTATGTCCTCGCTTTTTTGCTGATGCTCATCTTTTACATCCTGCCCACCCAGATGCCTTTTTTGATCATCAACCATTTCGGAGCCAGCGGCACGGTAACAGGCGCGGTCATATCGCTGGCCTTTGTCTTCAACGCGCTGGGTGCCCTCGCCTTTGCGAAACTCAAAAGAAAGTTCTCGTTTGAGGCCATCTACCTCATAGGCATGGGAATAATCAGTATCGGGTTTGTTTTAATCGGCGTTGTCGACCATGTCAGGTATTTCTTTTTCACCTCGCCTCTGATGGGCTTCGGCGGCGGCATTTTGATGACCAATATTGCCGCATGGATGTTGCATAAAGCGCACCATACCAAAAGAGTAAAAGCTTCGGGCTATCTGACCAGCTCGCTCTTTCTGGGACAGTTTTTTTCGCCTATCATTTTTTACCCGCTTGTTAACTATTTCGGCGTGCAGCATTTTTTTATCGCCGTAGGGGTGATGATCGCTCTTGTAAGTTCTTTTGCAGGCATACTGACGATCAAAGCTTATGCAATGAAGTGA